A region of Sugiyamaella lignohabitans strain CBS 10342 chromosome A, complete sequence DNA encodes the following proteins:
- the ROM2 gene encoding Rho family guanine nucleotide exchange factor ROM2 — MDLLVLESADDEPVVKSSSAKLLGSNVTPATDHRKIAVSRRFIGGSGQTSPTKPGMSPTSLTSAGSASVTMLNDVDKDRDILFPFRITHAGLGANLTLYTFSTPEKARRDRELWRDAIMNAKREYSSAATTLKSEPFRLRVLADQAFGYDSSSAPQIPVHTAGTALDRAVREAESRTPVSLTRSNDSTSATSVSTLVDGGAGDGPRQVVNSLINSPVNCGVSFVYADRNEYCMLGLDYGVYLHDKRVGSVWKRCLTLTHVTQIAVIQDMNVAIILAGKTLAYYHLDVLINQATKPDTQKSTVVPKGYKLSEKNVGFFATGIMRDRILLFYKKTDGLSSVFKVLEPVREKGSQQKRSKVLFSRDETLSSTEYFRDVDKFYIPTESYGISLFKSTFAVHTTKGFELLSFDTKSTPLSLPLIAPQALQNVLRISRGFKFSSVDSFKKKIESSKPLGMFRVTSESIILCYAEFALYTDNDGNLNDRNAVFSYLSKAKKVSFQMPHLIIFGDEIIEVRRVDRSGQLRQVITGKHIRCIDSRDGQIKAAMVHPLIRTKQLVVELVENEFAVMDDTSTLSGY; from the coding sequence ATGGatttgctggtgctggagtCGGCAGACGACGAGCCTGTGGTGAAGTCGAGCTCGGCAAAGTTGTTGGGATCGAACGTGACTCCTGCTACGGATCATAGGAAGATTGCTGTGAGTAGGAGGTTTATTGGCGGGTCAGGACAGACGTCGCCAACGAAACCTGGTATGAGTCCTACATCATTGACGTCGGCAGGGTCTGCTTCGGTGACGATGTTGAATGATGTCGATAAAGATAGGGATATTTTGTTCCCATTCAGAATCACCCATGCTGGTTTAGGAGCCAATTTGACTCTGTATACGTTCTCGACTCCAGAAAAGGCCAGGAGGGACAGAGAGTTGTGGAGAGACGCGATTATGAATGCCAAACGCGAATACAGCTCGGCCGCGACGACTTTGAAGTCGGAACCGTTCAGATTAAGGGTGCTGGCTGATCAGGCGTTTGGATATGATAGTTCGTCGGCTCCTCAAATTCCGGTACATACTGCTGGAACTGCTTTGGATAGAGCGGTTCGTGAGGCCGAGTCAAGAACGCCAGTGTCGTTGACAAGGAGCAACGATTCAACTAGTGCTACGTCAGTGTCGACTTTAGTAGACggtggagctggtgatGGGCCGAGACAAGTGGTTAATTCACTCATTAATTCGCCAGTCAATTGTGGTGTCAGCTTTGTATATGCGGATCGCAACGAATATTGTATGCTAGGACTCGACTATGGTGTATATCTTCATGATAAAAGAGTGGGATCCGTTTGGAAACGATGTTTGACATTGACCCATGTCACTCAGATTGCTGTTATCCAGGATATGAATGTGGCTATTATTCTTGCTGGTAAGACTCTGGCTTATTATCATTTGGATGTTCTGATTAACCAAGCCACGAAACCCGATACTCAAAAGTCGACGGTTGTTCCTAAAGGATATAAATTATCGGAAAAGAACGTCGGATTCTTTGCTACGGGTATCATGCGTGATCgtattctattattttataaaaaGACAGATGGACTCAGTTCGGTGTTCAAGGTTCTCGAGCCTGTTCGGGAAAAGGGTTCGCAACAGAAACGGTCTAAAGTTCTTTTCTCGCGTGATGAGACATTATCGTCTACAGAGTACTTCAGAGATGTGGATAAATTCTACATTCCCACTGAGAGTTATGGAATCAGTCTTTTCAAATCAACGTTTGCTGTTCACACTACAAAAGGATTCGAGCTCTTGTCGTTTGATACAAAGTCAACTCCTTTGAGTTTGCCATTGATTGCTCCTCAAGCACTTCAGAACGTGCTTCGAATATCAAGGGGATTCAAGTTCTCTAGTGTCGATAgtttcaagaagaaaattgaGTCGTCGAAACCATTGGGTATGTTCCGAGTCACTTCCGAGTCTATTATCCTGTGTTATGCAGAATTTGCTCTTTACACAGACAACGATGGTAATCTCAACGATCGGAATGCAGTGTTCTCGTACCTCAGCAAAGCCAAAAAAGTATCTTTCCAAATGCCCCATCTGATTATCTTCGGCGACGAGATTATCGAGGTGCGTCGCGTTGATAGGTCTGGTCAGCTGAGACAGGTCATCACAGGCAAACACATTCGCTGCATCGACTCTCGAGACGGCCAAATCAAAGCAGCTATGGTCCACCCCCTCATTCGCACAAAACAACTGGTGGTCGAGCTCGTGGAAAACGAGTTCGCGGTTATGGACGACACCAGCACCCTGTCCGGGTACTAA
- the MAG2 gene encoding Mag2p (Cytoplasmic hypothetical protein; induced in response to mycotoxin patulin; ubiquitinated protein similar to the human ring finger motif protein RNF10; predicted to be involved in repair of alkylated DNA due to interaction with MAG1; GO_component: GO:0005737 - cytoplasm [Evidence IEA,IEA]; GO_component: GO:0005737 - cytoplasm [Evidence IDA] [PMID 14562095]; GO_function: GO:0046872 - metal ion binding [Evidence IEA]; GO_function: GO:0003674 - molecular_function [Evidence ND]; GO_function: GO:0008270 - zinc ion binding [Evidence IEA]; GO_process: GO:0008150 - biological_process [Evidence ND]), whose translation MSQGYNFNANSFVPGSTQVVKSPGTGPGSSPDSSNLKVATLNASRTKSSDGADTPTGKRNGSRRNSNNGNDTGHGLKTGNMNANQHRTSRNNGRGNNNNNNNSNDKGGANRKSKPNGGGGGSRKESRRGGNDLSLSDILQSENRNKRGEISISHLVDLSPGPEHRQSQSGRRRVPGAGSTYSSSYYSDSYYSHSNSYLDKVSYINMTCRFVLDPRLEYKFLLNDPDSHVPMERVLRVICQPATCPICLEAIPEAPRMLECGHLICYPCLFRYLDADKFEVNPSPPRPSAGAASTTGSSGRKNKECPLCFDRIRIEKVKPVTLADVGDDRFDAPKVDGEAILRLMFRPNDSLLSIPRDTVGAKKSDFYDLPLVSEKDISQCSRLVRGSVEYAISEFQREIAELKKSREENRLMYQDDGYWHTEAIKMIQEMIRIYSSESGLEINDKDGITGSAGTTAPTSSANSPISGPSQPSTAASAIHSGQSTPQIHQIGEWQIEGDVPMGSFDSDVKEEVEESISEPIIEESVKNQLSSLSLNEEPVKDIQLANAQSEKFYGRYNDESAFFFYQTGSLESSTKYFLAPLDIRILKKAFGSYSEFPAIIVVKVENILNGTSVNDQLKKRMKYLGHLPTQTPVAFLECDWRDVVPGEVLRSFSKELQLRKKRKQDKEKREDRDQKRIQKEQEEQFRRDLLQESNSPFSYPVGSLGSPPMNAYDDSADPVLAPVPTLPVSPILGSSDSNDGSSSPWGSKTSFAQAASISKAEQDGRIIDELLSEAEQRKGRGGRKKLVLMSNRH comes from the coding sequence ATGTCTCAAGGATACAACTTCAACGCCAACTCATTTGTTCCAGGAAGTACTCAGGTAGTGAAATCTCCTGGCACGGGACCTGGATCGAGTCCTGATTCTAGTAACCTTAAAGTTGCTACGTTGAATGCTTCTCGTACAAAGTCCAGTGACGGTGCTGATACTCCAACTGGCAAACGAAATGGCAGTCGTAGAAACAGCAACAATGGTAATGACACTGGCCACGGTCTGAAAACTGGGAATATGAATGCCAATCAGCATAGAACTTCTCGTAATAACGGTCGTGgtaataacaacaacaataataacagtAACGACAAGGGAGGAGCGAATCGTAAATCCAAGCCaaatggtggtggaggtggtagTCGCAAAGAGTCAAGACGGGGTGGTAACGATCTCTCTCTGTCTGATATCCTACAGAGTGAGAACCGGAACAAGCGTGGTGAGATTTCTATTTCTCATTTGGTTGATCTCAGTCCTGGTCCTGAACATAGACAGAGCCAGTCTGGACGTAGAAGAGTGCCTGGAGCTGGATCAACttactcttcttcatattACTCTGACTCGTACTACTCACATTCGAACTCATATTTGGACAAGGTCTCCTATATCAACATGACTTGTCGATTTGTGCTGGATCCTCGACTCGAGTATAAGTTTCTCTTGAATGACCCAGATTCACATGTTCCCATGGAACGGGTACTTCGAGTGATTTGCCAACCTGCTACATGTCCTATATGCTTGGAAGCTATTCCTGAAGCACCGCGAATGCTTGAATGTGGTCATTTGATCTGTTATCCCTGCTTGTTCCGTTATTTGGACGCCGATAAGTTTGAAGTAAATCCATCTCCACCGAGACCATCAGCCGGTGCTGCTAGCACTACTGGTAGTAGTGGCAGGAAAAACAAGGAGTGTCCACTTTGTTTTGACCGCATTCGAATCGAGAAAGTGAAACCGGTGACCCTAgctgatgttggtgatgacAGGTTTGATGCTCCCAAGGTCGATGGGGAAGCGATATTGCGACTCATGTTCCGACCTAATGACAGTCTTTTATCCATTCCTCGAGATACTGTGGGAGCCAAGAAATCCGATTTTTACGACCTGCCTTTGGTATCTGAGAAAGACATCAGTCAATGTTCTCGACTTGTCAGGGGATCAGTGGAATATGCAATTTCCGAGTTCCAACGTGAGATTGCTGAGCTTAAGAAATCCCGCGAGGAAAATCGACTTATGTATCAGGATGATGGGTACTGGCATACCGAGGCTATCAAGATGATCCAGGAGATGATTCGCATATATAGCTCGGAAAGTGGACTGGAAATCAACGATAAAGACGGTATTACTGGTAGTGCAGGCACTACTGCCCCGACTTCGTCAGCCAACTCGCCAATTTCAGGCCCTTCACAGCCATCAACCGCTGCCAGTGCAATTCATTCTGGTCAAAGCACTCCTCAAATCCATCAAATTGGTGAGTGGCAGATAGAAGGCGATGTTCCTATGGGATCTTTTGATTCAGATGTTAAAGAAGAGGTAGAAGAGTCTATTTCTGAGCCGATTATAGAAGAGTCGGTGAAGAACCAGTTGAGCTCGCTATCTCTGAATGAAGAGCCTGTTAAAGACATCCAGTTGGCGAATGCTCAATCTGAGAAGTTTTATGGTCGATACAACGACGAAAGTGcattcttcttctatcAAACGGGAAGCTTGGAATCTTCAACAAAGTACTTTTTGGCTCCGTTGGATATTCGCATATTGAAGAAGGCGTTTGGTAGTTACAGTGAGTTTCCGGCAATTATTGTCGTCAAAGTGGAGAACATTTTGAACGGGACATCAGTAAACGATCAACTGAAGAAGCGAATGAAGTATCTGGGCCACCTGCCGACACAAACACCAGTCGCGTTCTTGGAATGTGATTGGCGAGACGTTGTTCCAGGTGAAGTTCTGAGATCTTTCAGCAAAGAACTGCAACTtaggaagaagaggaaacaggataaagaaaagagggAAGATCGAGATCAGAAGCGTATTCAGAAAGAGCAAGAGGAACAGTTCAGAAGAGACCTTCTGCAAGAGTCAAACTCGCCATTTTCATATCCAGTCGGTTCATTAGGATCACCTCCCATGAACGCATACGACGATTCCGCCGACCCAGTGCTTGCACCAGTTCCAACTCTCCCCGTGTCCCCTATACTTGGTAGCAGCGATAGCAACGATGGCTCGTCGTCGCCATGGGGAAGCAAGACCTCGTTTGCCCAAGCTGCATCTATCTCGAAAGCAGAGCAAGACGGCCGGATCATCGATGAACTACTCAGCGAGGCCGAACAACGCAAAGGTCGTGGAGGACGAAAGAAACTGGTTCTCATGTCCAATCGGCACTGA
- the CRN1 gene encoding Crn1p (Coronin; cortical actin cytoskeletal component that associates with the Arp2p/Arp3p complex to regulate its activity; plays a role in regulation of actin patch assembly; GO_component: GO:0005885 - Arp2/3 protein complex [Evidence IDA,IPI] [PMID 12499356]; GO_component: GO:0030479 - actin cortical patch [Evidence IDA] [PMID 9822583]; GO_component: GO:0005826 - actomyosin contractile ring [Evidence IBA]; GO_function: GO:0003779 - actin binding [Evidence IEA]; GO_function: GO:0051015 - actin filament binding [Evidence IEA]; GO_function: GO:0051015 - actin filament binding [Evidence IDA] [PMID 9885246]; GO_function: GO:0008017 - microtubule binding [Evidence IDA] [PMID 9885246]; GO_function: GO:0030674 - protein binding, bridging [Evidence IDA] [PMID 9885246]; GO_process: GO:0051666 - actin cortical patch localization [Evidence IMP] [PMID 18177206]; GO_process: GO:0007015 - actin filament organization [Evidence IMP,IPI] [PMID 9885246]; GO_process: GO:0007017 - microtubule-based process [Evidence IPI] [PMID 9885246]; GO_process: GO:0034316 - negative regulation of Arp2/3 complex-mediated actin nucleation [Evidence IDA,IMP] [PMID 12499356]; GO_process: GO:2000601 - positive regulation of Arp2/3 complex-mediated actin nucleation [Evidence IDA,IMP] [PMID 21454476]), with protein MSEVGKLPDKIPLFRGHTAAVLDTDWNPFDETMVASASDDGKIGIWKVPEGFTLRPVGEDVDDIKDVEPVKFLTGHSKKVGHIQFHPVAENILASSSGDYTVRIWDIEQGKALYTLPHKDLITSFAFNHDGSLLATASRDKKLRVWDIRQEKIISEGAGHAGAKASRVVWLGDSDRLATTGFSRMSDRQLGVWNATDLASGPIGSFIVLDSSAGICMPFYDEGTKCLYLAGKGDGNIRYFEFVNDEFIALSEYQSIEPQRGMGVLPRRALDVKQHEVVRFYKMVNDSLIEPVQFFVPRRADTFQDDIYPEARAGEHALTAEEWASGKNSAPKVISLADVFDGKTGSSFIPEKKPEQPAPKSEPKSEPKSEAKEAPKEEPKEEPKPAAVKEEPKTETKEVSTPATPSTPRSIKQDDTDIFASKDVQKFLAKDAEKEDEGEKEDEDSAWKDEDDIVIVKDDKIPSSSTKSNAVAEETKPEPATPTSSTPVDDEPKPTETKEPETKEPETKKPEPTEATTNGNVHTPLLPKSLHETLSQHGVDKTVEVLVDHVTKLTTTVQSLLADVEKKHSHIQSLEAKLEQALKK; from the coding sequence ATGTCAGAGGTCGGAAAGTTGCCTGATAAGATTCCTCTTTTCAGAGGACACACGGCAGCTGTTTTGGACACTGATTGGAACCCTTTTGACGAGACAATGGTGGCATCTGCGAGTGATGACGGCAAAATCGGTATCTGGAAGGTTCCTGAGGGATTCACTTTAAGGCCCGTGGGTGAAGATGTCGATGATATCAAGGACGTCGAGCCTGTTAAGTTCTTGACTGGCCATTCCAAGAAAGTGGGTCATATCCAATTCCATCCTGTAGCCGAGAATATCCTTGCAAGTTCGTCTGGTGATTATACAGTCAGGATTTGGGACATTGAACAAGGCAAGGCTCTTTATACTCTGCCCCATAAGGATTTGATCACGTCGTTTGCATTCAATCACGACGGTTCATTGCTGGCTACGGCCAGTAGAGACAAGAAACTGCGTGTTTGGGACATTCGTCAGGAAAAGATCATTAGTGAAGGTGCTGGTCATGCTGGTGCCAAGGCAAGTAGAGTTGTTTGGTTAGGTGATTCCGACCGTTTGGCTACTACTGGTTTCAGCAGAATGAGTGACCGTCAATTGGGTGTTTGGAATGCTACTGATCTGGCCAGTGGACCTATTGGCAGCTTTATTGTTTTAGACTCTTCAGCTGGTATTTGCATGCCCTTTTATGATGAAGGTACTAAATGTTTGTACTTGGCTGGTAAGGGTGATGGTAACATTCGTTACTTTGAGTTTGTTAATGACGAGTTCATCGCTTTATCTGAATACCAGTCTATCGAGCCTCAACGAGGCATGGGTGTTTTACCAAGAAGAGCTTTAGATGTCAAGCAACATGAAGTAGTCCGATTCTACAAAATGGTTAATGACTCGTTGATTGAACCTGTTCAGTTCTTTGTTCCCAGAAGAGCAGATACTTTCCAGGATGATATCTACCCTGAAGCCAGAGCCGGTGAGCATGCTCTGACGGCAGAGGAATGGGCTTCGGGCAAGAACAGTGCACCCAAGGTTATTTCATTGGCTGATGTGTTTGATGGCAAGACCGGTTCCAGCTTCATTCCCGAGAAGAAACCTGAACAGCCAGCTCCTAAATCTGAGCCCAAATCTGAGCCCAAATCTGAGGCCAAGGAGGCACCCAAGGAGGAGCCTAAAGAGGAGCCCaagcctgctgctgtcaaagAAGAACCCAAGACAGAGACTAAAGAGGTGTCTACCCCAGCCACCCCATCTACACCACGTTCTATCAAGCAAGATGACACGGACATTTTTGCATCCAAGGATGTGCAAAAGTTCCTTGCTAAAGACGCGgagaaagaagacgaggGTGAAAAGGAGGACGAAGACAGTGCATGGaaagacgaagacgacatTGTCATTGTCAAGGACGACAAAATTCCTTCCTCTTCTACCAAGTCTAATGCTGTAGCTGAGGAGACTAAACCCGAACCCGCCACACCTACCAGCTCGACCCCTGTCGATGACGAACCCAAACCTACTGAGACCAAGGAACCCGAGACCAAGGAGCCCGAGACCAAGAAACCCGAACCAACTGAGGCCACCACCAACGGCAATGTTCACACACCTCTTCTTCCCAAGAGTCTCCACGAGACTCTTTCCCAGCACGGAGTGGACAAGACTGTTGAAGTTCTCGTCGACCACGTTACGAAGCTGACCACCACAGTCCAATCGCTGCTCGCCGATGTGGAAAAGAAACACTCGCACATACAATCCCTCGAGGCCAAGCTCGAACAGGCCCTTAAGAAATAG
- the ALD4 gene encoding aldehyde dehydrogenase (NADP(+)) ALD4 (Mitochondrial aldehyde dehydrogenase; required for growth on ethanol and conversion of acetaldehyde to acetate; phosphorylated; activity is K+ dependent; utilizes NADP+ or NAD+ equally as coenzymes; expression is glucose repressed; can substitute for cytosolic NADP-dependent aldehyde dehydrogenase when directed to the cytosol; GO_component: GO:0005759 - mitochondrial matrix [Evidence IEA]; GO_component: GO:0042645 - mitochondrial nucleoid [Evidence IDA] [PMID 10869431]; GO_component: GO:0005739 - mitochondrion [Evidence IEA]; GO_component: GO:0005739 - mitochondrion [Evidence IDA] [PMID 11502169]; GO_component: GO:0005739 - mitochondrion [Evidence IDA] [PMID 14576278]; GO_component: GO:0005739 - mitochondrion [Evidence IDA] [PMID 16823961]; GO_function: GO:0004029 - aldehyde dehydrogenase (NAD) activity [Evidence IDA] [PMID 9473035]; GO_function: GO:0004029 - aldehyde dehydrogenase (NAD) activity [Evidence IMP] [PMID 9675847]; GO_function: GO:0004030 - aldehyde dehydrogenase [NAD(P)+] activity [Evidence IEA]; GO_function: GO:0004030 - aldehyde dehydrogenase [NAD(P)+] activity [Evidence IDA] [PMID 9473035]; GO_function: GO:0016491 - oxidoreductase activity [Evidence IEA,IEA]; GO_function: GO:0016620 - oxidoreductase activity, acting on the aldehyde or oxo group of donors, NAD or NADP as acceptor [Evidence IEA]; GO_process: GO:0006740 - NADPH regeneration [Evidence IGI] [PMID 19158096]; GO_process: GO:0019413 - acetate biosynthetic process [Evidence IGI] [PMID 10919763]; GO_process: GO:0006067 - ethanol metabolic process [Evidence IMP] [PMID 9675847]; GO_process: GO:0008152 - metabolic process [Evidence IEA]; GO_process: GO:0055114 - oxidation-reduction process [Evidence IEA,IEA]; GO_process: GO:0006090 - pyruvate metabolic process [Evidence IMP] [PMID 10409655]), whose amino-acid sequence MSVLTTISPITSSAIITTPATSIEDIDNKILPTAVSAQKKWASTSLAERKAIVAKYIELLKDDETATRLGKDITKQMGRPVRYTKGEISTAALRAEVLLGYADEALAPVNVDESTRPSFKKYLTKDPLGVILIIFPWNYPYLCLTNGLIPALLAGNSVLIKPSPQTPNVANEVAKLFKTAGLPDGVLQVVHSGDVQVLEGLVQRKAVAGVVFTGSVEGGLAVQKAAAGRTIPIALELGGNDPAYVRSDVKDIKATAEDIVDGAIFNSGQSCCSIERVYVDEKVYDQFVDAAVEIVKGYKLGDPFDESTQIGPVISEKAARGIRAQIKDAVDRGAKKLIPSETFAQAEKLNPTFVAPQILVNLDETSRKYLKYSWLGRYSGPSI is encoded by the coding sequence ATGTCTGTGCTCACAACTATCTCTCCTATCACCTCGTCGGCTATTATTACCACACCTGCTACCTCAATTGAGGACATTGACAACAAAATTTTGCCTACTGCTGTTTCGGCACAAAAGAAATGGGCTTCTACTTCATTAGCTGAACGAAAGGCTATTGTGGCCAAGTATATTGAACTTCTGAAGGATGACGAAACTGCTACTCGTCTTGGTAAAGACATCACCAAACAAATGGGTCGTCCTGTCCGTTATACCAAGGGAGAAATATccacagcagcattgaGAGCAGAAGTTCTTCTTGGTTACGCTGATGAAGCTTTGGCTCCCGTCAATGTTGATGAGTCGACTCGTCCTTCAtttaaaaaatatcttACAAAAGATCCTCTTGGAGTCATTCTTATCATCTTTCCTTGGAATTATCCCTATCTCTGTCTTACTAATGGTCTGATTCCTGCTCTTCTTGCTGGAAATTCTGTTCTTATTAAACCGTCTCCTCAGACACCCAATGTAGCCAATGAGGTTGCCAAGCTGTTCAAGACTGCTGGTCTCCCCGATGGTGTACTCCAGGTCGTTCATTCTGGTGATGTCCAAGTTCTGGAGGGTCTCGTTCAACGTAaagctgttgctggagTGGTTTTCACAGGCTCGGTCGAGGGTGGTCTAGCTGTCCaaaaggctgctgctggtcgtACTATTCCAATTGCTTTGGAGCTTGGTGGAAATGATCCTGCTTATGTCCGGTCAGATGTAAAGGACATTAAGGCTACTGCCGAAGACATTGTTGACGGTGCTATATTCAACTCGGGCCAAAGCTGTTGCTCCATCGAGAGAGTCTATGTGGACGAGAAAGTGTATGATCagtttgttgatgctgcAGTTGAAATTGTCAAGGGATACAAACTCGGTGATCCATTTGATGAGTCCACTCAGATTGGTCCTGTCATTTCCGAAAAAGCTGCTCGTGGAATCCGTGCTCAGATCAAAGATGCAGTGGATCGCGGTGCTAAGAAATTGATCCCATCAGAAACTTTTGCTCAAGCTGAGAAATTGAATCCCACTTTTGTAGCTCCTCAAATCCTTGTGAATCTTGATGAGACTAGTCGTAAGTATTTGAAATACAGTTGGTTGGGGCGCTACTCCGGACCATCTATCTAG